The following proteins are encoded in a genomic region of Gouania willdenowi chromosome 6, fGouWil2.1, whole genome shotgun sequence:
- the LOC114464801 gene encoding troponin I, fast skeletal muscle-like — MSEKKLTSSRRHHLKSLILQIAAGWMETERKEAAAAKEAYMAEHCSGPDLSGDQNALMEMCKKLHAAIDRIDEERYDVEAKVQKADKEIEDLKIKVVDIKGVKKPALKKVRMSADSMLAALLGSKHKVTMDLRSNLKQVKKEVKEEPTEAVGDWRKNIEDKADRKKMFETS; from the exons ATGTCTGA GAAGAAGCTGACCTCCAGCCGCAGGCATCATTTGAAG AGTCTGATCCTGCAGATCGCTGCGGGCTGGATGGAGACGGAGAGGAAAGAAGCCGCTGCGGCCAAGGAAGCGTACATGGCTGAGCATTGTAGCGGTCCAGACCTGAGTGGAGACCAGAATGCCCTCATG GAAATGTGCAAAAAGCTTCACGCAGCCATTGATAGGATTGATGAGGAGAGGTACGACGTTGAAGCCAAAGTGCAGAAAGCCGACAAAGAG ATTGAAGACCTGAAAATCAAAGTGGTGGATATTAAGGGAGTGAAGAAACCCGCCCTGAAGAAAGTGCGTATGTCTGCTGACTCCATGCTGGCGGCTCTGCTGGGCTCCAAACACAAGGTGACCATGGACCTGAGGTCCAACCTGAAGCAGGTGAAGAAGGAGGTGAAGGAGGAG CCGACAGAAGCCGTGGGCGACTGGCGTAAGAACATTGAAGACAAGGCCGACAGGAAGAAGATGTTTGAGACTTCCTAA